From a single Eleginops maclovinus isolate JMC-PN-2008 ecotype Puerto Natales chromosome 2, JC_Emac_rtc_rv5, whole genome shotgun sequence genomic region:
- the LOC134875524 gene encoding uncharacterized protein LOC134875524 isoform X3, with amino-acid sequence MSFDSLLPCFRSLSSRLQIMEPIKSLETEDFQPLSPSVPVPPTLREGDCYHVFISYSSTDYQWTHSIIDQLESCGLQVCYHDRDFIPGRTVLENMSDCIQESQKVLLVLSPEFVRSRWCLLEANMSLFRDCLDRKPIVPVLLEPGVSVPLHLCHLTYLEANDPDFKNKLLKVLCTPNQQLQGSTVLPFHPPSIYNGKALQPLNAVNEERLNKWDCGQFSDMEVPDQLRLIIEDQEKYRKAVRMINSVSQICIVYPLGQLFR; translated from the exons ATGAGTTTCGACTCATTGCTGCCCTGTTTTAGGAGTTTGTCATCTAGGCTACAG ATAATGGAGCCGATTAAATCACTTGAGACTGAAGACTTTCAGCCACTGTCTCCCTCTGTTCCTGTTCCTCCcacactgagagagggagatTGTTACCATGTCTTCATTAGCTACAGTAGCACTGATTACCAGTGGACCCACTCCATCATCGACCAGCTGGAATCCTGCGGCCTGCAGGTCTGCTACCATGATCGAGACTTCATTCCCGGCCGCACCGTGTTGGAAAACATGTCCGACTGCATCCAGGAGAGCCAGAAGGTCCTGCTGGTTCTCAGCCCAGAGTTTGTCAGAAGCCGCTGGTGTCTCCTGGAGGCCAACATGTCTTTGTTCAGAGACTGCCTGGATAGGAAACCCATCGTGCCAGTGCTGCTGGAGCCAGGAGTCTCCGTTCCTCTCCACCTCTGCCACCTCACCTACCTGGAGGCCAACGACCCCGACTTTAAGAATAAGCTGCTCAAGGTGCTCTGCACCCCCAACCAGCAGCTTCAAGGATCCACTGTGCTGCCCTTCCATCCTCCCTCAATCTACAACGGGAAGGCCCTGCAGCCGTTGAATGCTGTAAATGAGGAGAGACTCAATAAATGGGATTGTGGTCAGTTCAGTGACATGGAGGTACCAGACCAGCTGCGCCTGATCATTGAAGACCAAGAGAAGTACAGAAAGGCTGTGAGAATGATCAACAGTGTCTCTCAAA TTTGTATTGTTTATCCTTTGGGACAATTATTCAGATAG
- the LOC134875524 gene encoding uncharacterized protein LOC134875524 isoform X2 → MSFDSLLPCFRSLSSRLQIMEPIKSLETEDFQPLSPSVPVPPTLREGDCYHVFISYSSTDYQWTHSIIDQLESCGLQVCYHDRDFIPGRTVLENMSDCIQESQKVLLVLSPEFVRSRWCLLEANMSLFRDCLDRKPIVPVLLEPGVSVPLHLCHLTYLEANDPDFKNKLLKVLCTPNQQLQGSTVLPFHPPSIYNGKALQPLNAVNEERLNKWDCGQFSDMEVPDQLRLIIEDQEKYRKAVRMINSVSQIPPVTWREGCVSVSMCPSS, encoded by the exons ATGAGTTTCGACTCATTGCTGCCCTGTTTTAGGAGTTTGTCATCTAGGCTACAG ATAATGGAGCCGATTAAATCACTTGAGACTGAAGACTTTCAGCCACTGTCTCCCTCTGTTCCTGTTCCTCCcacactgagagagggagatTGTTACCATGTCTTCATTAGCTACAGTAGCACTGATTACCAGTGGACCCACTCCATCATCGACCAGCTGGAATCCTGCGGCCTGCAGGTCTGCTACCATGATCGAGACTTCATTCCCGGCCGCACCGTGTTGGAAAACATGTCCGACTGCATCCAGGAGAGCCAGAAGGTCCTGCTGGTTCTCAGCCCAGAGTTTGTCAGAAGCCGCTGGTGTCTCCTGGAGGCCAACATGTCTTTGTTCAGAGACTGCCTGGATAGGAAACCCATCGTGCCAGTGCTGCTGGAGCCAGGAGTCTCCGTTCCTCTCCACCTCTGCCACCTCACCTACCTGGAGGCCAACGACCCCGACTTTAAGAATAAGCTGCTCAAGGTGCTCTGCACCCCCAACCAGCAGCTTCAAGGATCCACTGTGCTGCCCTTCCATCCTCCCTCAATCTACAACGGGAAGGCCCTGCAGCCGTTGAATGCTGTAAATGAGGAGAGACTCAATAAATGGGATTGTGGTCAGTTCAGTGACATGGAGGTACCAGACCAGCTGCGCCTGATCATTGAAGACCAAGAGAAGTACAGAAAGGCTGTGAGAATGATCAACAGTGTCTCTCAAA TTCCACCGGTCACCTGGAGGGAGGGGTGTGTTTCTGTCAGTATGTGTCCCAGCAGCTGA
- the LOC134875524 gene encoding uncharacterized protein LOC134875524 isoform X1, with translation MSFDSLLPCFRSLSSRLQIMEPIKSLETEDFQPLSPSVPVPPTLREGDCYHVFISYSSTDYQWTHSIIDQLESCGLQVCYHDRDFIPGRTVLENMSDCIQESQKVLLVLSPEFVRSRWCLLEANMSLFRDCLDRKPIVPVLLEPGVSVPLHLCHLTYLEANDPDFKNKLLKVLCTPNQQLQGSTVLPFHPPSIYNGKALQPLNAVNEERLNKWDCGQFSDMEVPDQLRLIIEDQEKYRKAVRMINSVSQSKLPLWTRFMMLIAAGIMCLPLLALSTYMIATFFTDNNIHVNKTLWVVIFCSLYCLSFGTIIQIGSWGKDERKNIVRETQKAIGQANIILSDEKVLMGAQSNSKIYLVYVSLDVCKHEFAETFSDQVCAEEMFQRALLYFSSGYTCCLAKKHFPFPLPSSTGHLEGGVCFCQYVSQQLSTDQWE, from the exons ATGAGTTTCGACTCATTGCTGCCCTGTTTTAGGAGTTTGTCATCTAGGCTACAG ATAATGGAGCCGATTAAATCACTTGAGACTGAAGACTTTCAGCCACTGTCTCCCTCTGTTCCTGTTCCTCCcacactgagagagggagatTGTTACCATGTCTTCATTAGCTACAGTAGCACTGATTACCAGTGGACCCACTCCATCATCGACCAGCTGGAATCCTGCGGCCTGCAGGTCTGCTACCATGATCGAGACTTCATTCCCGGCCGCACCGTGTTGGAAAACATGTCCGACTGCATCCAGGAGAGCCAGAAGGTCCTGCTGGTTCTCAGCCCAGAGTTTGTCAGAAGCCGCTGGTGTCTCCTGGAGGCCAACATGTCTTTGTTCAGAGACTGCCTGGATAGGAAACCCATCGTGCCAGTGCTGCTGGAGCCAGGAGTCTCCGTTCCTCTCCACCTCTGCCACCTCACCTACCTGGAGGCCAACGACCCCGACTTTAAGAATAAGCTGCTCAAGGTGCTCTGCACCCCCAACCAGCAGCTTCAAGGATCCACTGTGCTGCCCTTCCATCCTCCCTCAATCTACAACGGGAAGGCCCTGCAGCCGTTGAATGCTGTAAATGAGGAGAGACTCAATAAATGGGATTGTGGTCAGTTCAGTGACATGGAGGTACCAGACCAGCTGCGCCTGATCATTGAAGACCAAGAGAAGTACAGAAAGGCTGTGAGAATGATCAACAGTGTCTCTCAAAGTAAGTTACCACTCTGGACTAGATTTATGATGTTAATTGCTGCTGGGATAATGTGTCTTCCTTTGTTAGCTCTTTCCACATATATGATAGCTACATTTTTTACTGATAATAACATACATGTAAACAAAACTCTTTGGGTTGTAATTTTTTGTAGTTTGTATTGTTTATCCTTTGGGACAATTATTCAGATAGGTTCCTGGGGAAAGGACGAACGGAAGAACATAGTCCGGGAGACGCAGAAAGCTATTGGCCAGGCAAACATCATTCTCTCTGATGAGAAGGTGTTAATGGGCGCTCAGTCAAATTCAAAAATCTATCTGGTGTATGTTTCTCTGGATGTTTGCAAACATGAGTTTGCTGAAACCTTTTCTGATCAGGTTTGTGCTGAAGAAATGTTTCAAAGAGCTCTGCTGTACTTCTCATCAGGTTACACCTGCTGCCTTGCTAAAAAACACTTCCCCTTTCCCCTGCCCAGTTCCACCGGTCACCTGGAGGGAGGGGTGTGTTTCTGTCAGTATGTGTCCCAGCAGCTGAGCACAGACCAATGGGAATAG